The following are from one region of the Dreissena polymorpha isolate Duluth1 chromosome 2, UMN_Dpol_1.0, whole genome shotgun sequence genome:
- the LOC127866596 gene encoding arf-GAP with dual PH domain-containing protein 1-like — MSDRNRQVLFEILQKDGNNRCADCHTTEHVDWASCNLGIFLCQDCAGIHRSLGVDISRVKSIKLDYWDDDLVKKMAEAGNENVNKYYEQHLPKYYRRPSKSDKELLRVQFIKAKYERKEFVYPDKQAPYSANKKEGLLMKKGKDRKDFFPRNFVVNSLDNSIQYYNKTQLIESIPLDDVNVVLVSDKAREKQNCFQISYPKGKSTRHIFVSCEDPKEAVEWYTVIRSAKWDRRRLAFPAMSEDELAKDLTTDFGCEGWLNKRGPNMEPYKRRWFTLDRRKLMYHSEPLAAIPKGEMYIGYKDVGYSVENNNTRGKGDPLEFLLKTPDRDYFLKAETSEDKDRWIDVLTSIISTQPSQADIKLYTGMVRSGR, encoded by the exons ATGTCTGATCGAAACAGACAGGTTTTGTTCGAGATTCTTCAAAAAGATGGAAACAATCGATGTGCTGATTGTCACACTACTG AGCATGTAGACTGGGCCTCATGCAACCTGGGTATCTTCCTGTGTCAGGACTGCGCAGGGATCCACCGTAGTCTGGGAGTGGACATCAGTCGCGTCAAGTCCATCAAGCTGGACTACTGGGATGATGACTTGGTCAAG AAAATGGCGGAGGCTGGCAATGAGAATGTGAATAAATACTACGAACAACATCTTCCTAAGTATTACAGAAGGCCCTCCAAGTCAGACAAAGA GCTTTTGAGAGTTCAATTTATCAAGGCCAAGTATGAGAGGAAGGAGTTTGTGTATCCAGACAAACAGGCCCCCTATAGCGCAAACAAGAAGGAGGGTCTCCTCATGAAGAAGGGAAAGGATCGCAAGGATTTCTTCCCTAGAAACTTTGTGGTCAACTCCTTGGACAACAGTATTCAGTATTACAATAAGACACAG TTGATTGAATCCATACCTCTTGATGATGTGAATGTAGTCCTAGTGTCGGACAAGGCTCGCGAGAAACAGAATTGCTTTCAGATTTCCTATCCAAAGGGAAAATCAACCCGCCATATCTTTGTAAGCTGTGAAGACCCCAAG GAGGCGGTGGAGTGGTACACGGTCATTCGCAGCGCCAAGTGGGACAGACGTCGCCTGGCCTTCCCAGCCATGAGTGAGGACGAG TTGGCCAAGGATTTAACCACAGACTTTGGGTGTGAGGGCTGGCTGAACAAGCGCGGGCCCAACATGGAGCCCTACAAGAGGAGGTGGTTCACCCTGGACCGCAGGAAACTCATGTACCATTCAGAACCCTTG GCTGCCATTCCAAAGGGTGAGATGTATATTGGCTACAAAGATGTTGGCTATTCTGTGGAGAACAATAATACTCGAGGTAAGGGTGACCCCCTGGAGTTCCTGCTGAAAACCCCAGACCGTGACTACTTCCTGAAAGCAGAGACCTCGGAGGACAAGGATCGGTGGATCGATGTTCTAACGTCAATCATCTCCACCCAACCCTCTCAGGCTGATATTAAGT TGTATACTGGTATGGTGCGGAGCGGGCGGTGA